From Selenomonadales bacterium, a single genomic window includes:
- a CDS encoding zinc-ribbon domain containing protein encodes MTFVDKTLTCKDCGAEFIFSAGEQEFYAEKGFENEPIRCRACREARKQNREGSNYQPREMYEVVCAECGVTTQVPFQPRNDRPVYCRECFNARKR; translated from the coding sequence ATGACTTTCGTAGACAAAACGTTAACGTGCAAAGACTGTGGAGCTGAGTTCATTTTCAGCGCAGGCGAACAAGAATTTTATGCGGAAAAAGGTTTCGAAAACGAACCGATTCGTTGCCGCGCTTGCCGTGAAGCAAGAAAACAGAATCGTGAAGGTTCGAACTACCAGCCGCGCGAAATGTACGAAGTAGTTTGTGCAGAATGTGGCGTAACGACGCAGGTTCCGTTCCAGCCGCGTAATGACCGTCCGGTTTACTGCCGCGAATGCTTCAACGCACGCAAAAGATAA
- a CDS encoding energy-coupling factor transporter ATPase — MSITLNNVTHTYMTGTPFERTAIKNVSFSINEGEFVAIIGHTGSGKSTLVQHLNGLLVPTTGTVTVDGTDINTKKAESLAARRKVGMVFQYPEYQLFEETIAADIAFGPRNFGLDEDEVDERVREAMEFADLDYEQYAQRSPFQLSGGQMRRVAIAGVIALKPRYLILDEPAAGLDPIGKRVIFDKIKGLHEHGTTVILVSHNMDDVAKMADRIFVMHQGVLAASGTPKEIFAQRDLLKEAGLDVPPVTETLRCLKEYGFSVDDTVLDIDDAAQSVLQAVRGDRHAE; from the coding sequence ATGTCAATTACGTTAAATAATGTTACACATACCTACATGACAGGAACACCGTTTGAACGTACGGCTATCAAGAACGTATCGTTCTCTATCAACGAGGGCGAGTTCGTCGCTATCATTGGTCATACGGGCTCGGGTAAATCGACTCTCGTACAGCACCTCAACGGCCTTCTCGTGCCGACGACGGGTACGGTCACGGTCGACGGTACCGATATCAATACGAAAAAAGCAGAATCCCTTGCCGCACGACGCAAAGTCGGCATGGTATTCCAATATCCCGAATATCAGCTGTTCGAAGAAACGATCGCCGCCGATATTGCGTTTGGTCCGCGCAACTTCGGCTTGGATGAAGATGAGGTGGACGAGCGTGTACGTGAGGCGATGGAGTTCGCCGATCTCGATTACGAGCAGTACGCACAGCGTTCTCCGTTCCAACTGTCGGGCGGACAGATGCGCCGTGTGGCGATCGCAGGTGTGATCGCGCTCAAACCGCGCTATCTCATTTTGGACGAGCCTGCCGCAGGTCTTGATCCGATCGGCAAGCGCGTCATTTTTGACAAGATAAAAGGGCTCCATGAACACGGTACGACTGTTATCCTCGTATCGCACAACATGGACGATGTTGCCAAGATGGCAGACCGCATCTTCGTCATGCATCAAGGCGTGCTGGCGGCGAGCGGTACACCTAAGGAGATATTCGCTCAGCGTGATCTTCTGAAAGAAGCAGGCCTTGATGTACCGCCTGTTACCGAAACGCTCCGCTGTCTGAAAGAGTACGGTTTTTCTGTTGATGATACCGTTCTCGATATCGACGATGCGGCTCAAAGCGTATTGCAAGCAGTAAGGGGGGATCGTCATGCTGAATGA
- the rplM gene encoding 50S ribosomal protein L13: MKTTFMANAATVERKWYVVDAEGKTLGRLAAEVAKVLRGKHKPTFTPHVDTGDFVIVVNAEKIALTGKKMTQKTYFRHSGYPGGTTFTTVEQMLAKQPERVVELAVKGMLPKNTLGRQMFRKLNVYAGAQHPHAAQKPEVLEINVR; encoded by the coding sequence ATGAAAACCACTTTTATGGCAAACGCGGCAACAGTTGAACGCAAATGGTATGTTGTCGATGCCGAAGGTAAAACTTTAGGTAGATTAGCCGCTGAAGTTGCAAAAGTTCTTCGCGGTAAACATAAACCGACTTTTACGCCGCACGTTGATACGGGCGACTTCGTAATCGTTGTAAACGCAGAGAAAATTGCCCTCACTGGCAAAAAAATGACGCAGAAAACGTACTTCCGTCATTCCGGTTACCCGGGTGGCACGACGTTTACGACTGTTGAGCAGATGCTCGCAAAACAGCCGGAACGCGTTGTTGAATTGGCAGTAAAAGGTATGCTTCCGAAAAACACGCTCGGTCGTCAGATGTTCCGTAAATTGAACGTCTACGCAGGTGCTCAGCATCCGCACGCAGCACAGAAACCGGAAGTACTCGAAATTAACGTAAGATAA
- a CDS encoding sel1 repeat family protein, producing MKKLSKNIKRALILTALSCASVYIMPNIFYDMMPVCTASKVSASDALPLTFAQENISQEMMEAFKIADYQQNAEAGDIAAQRRLAYTYYSGNGIKQDNEKAFHWWQKAAEQGDAVSQFNLALCYDNGIGTKQNRQKAVHWFTAAAEQGLPEAQTNLAYHYEHGIGTEQNGQKAFTWYQKAAGQGLAEAQFSLGECYRNGIGIKQDDTQAAYWYTQAAEQGHAEAQFKLALCYQNGKGVEKDDSQAVHWVTKAATQGHAVAQAKLAAYYGDGIGVEKDDSKLFYWLTKAAEQGHPRAQCGLALCYKNGIGTEKNDTQAVYWYTKSAEQGIADAQTELAFCYIVGDGTQQDNVQAIYWLKKAAEQNFAPAQYNLACCYSEGIGIEKDDTQAVYWLTKAAEQGYVDAQHQLATFCQSGTFVEKDDTKAVYWFTKAAEQGHDKAQTELAFCYYSGIGIPQDDKQAVHWFTKAAEQGNVDAQTELAVCYYYGKGITQDYNKAIYWVKKAADQNFAPAQYNLARCYCEGRGVEKDMTQAVYWFTKAAEQGLAEAQYDLALCYAEGTGTEKSIETSAYWLKKAAKQGYPPAQEAIAIMTKQ from the coding sequence ATGAAAAAACTGTCGAAGAATATAAAACGTGCCCTCATCCTCACCGCACTCTCCTGTGCATCGGTATATATCATGCCGAATATATTCTATGATATGATGCCCGTATGCACGGCAAGTAAAGTAAGTGCGAGCGATGCACTGCCCCTCACATTCGCACAAGAGAATATCAGCCAAGAAATGATGGAAGCATTTAAGATCGCTGACTATCAGCAGAACGCCGAAGCAGGCGACATCGCCGCACAACGCCGTTTGGCTTATACATATTACAGCGGGAACGGTATCAAACAAGATAACGAAAAAGCCTTCCACTGGTGGCAAAAAGCTGCCGAACAAGGTGATGCAGTTTCGCAATTCAATCTGGCTCTCTGCTACGATAACGGAATAGGCACCAAACAAAATCGTCAAAAAGCTGTACATTGGTTCACCGCGGCAGCCGAGCAAGGACTCCCCGAAGCACAGACTAATCTGGCATACCATTACGAGCACGGTATCGGGACCGAACAAAATGGCCAAAAAGCATTCACATGGTATCAAAAAGCCGCTGGGCAAGGACTGGCAGAAGCACAATTCTCGCTGGGAGAATGTTACAGAAACGGCATCGGTATTAAACAAGACGATACACAAGCCGCATACTGGTATACCCAAGCCGCCGAGCAAGGTCATGCCGAAGCCCAGTTCAAGCTGGCTCTCTGTTATCAAAACGGTAAAGGCGTAGAAAAAGATGACTCGCAAGCCGTACATTGGGTTACCAAAGCCGCCACTCAAGGTCATGCCGTTGCGCAAGCTAAGTTAGCCGCCTACTATGGAGATGGCATCGGTGTTGAAAAAGATGATAGCAAACTCTTTTATTGGCTTACAAAAGCTGCCGAACAAGGGCATCCACGTGCACAATGCGGTCTTGCACTCTGCTATAAAAACGGTATCGGTACAGAAAAAAATGACACCCAAGCCGTATATTGGTATACCAAATCCGCCGAGCAAGGTATTGCTGATGCACAGACCGAACTGGCATTCTGCTACATCGTTGGCGATGGTACTCAACAAGATAATGTACAAGCCATATATTGGCTCAAAAAAGCCGCCGAGCAGAACTTCGCTCCTGCCCAATATAATCTGGCTTGCTGTTATTCTGAAGGCATAGGTATAGAAAAAGACGACACACAAGCCGTATACTGGCTCACCAAAGCCGCCGAGCAGGGATATGTCGATGCACAGCACCAGCTCGCCACCTTCTGCCAAAGCGGCACTTTCGTTGAAAAAGACGATACAAAAGCTGTCTACTGGTTTACCAAGGCCGCCGAGCAAGGTCACGACAAAGCCCAGACCGAACTCGCCTTCTGCTATTATAGCGGTATCGGCATCCCTCAAGATGACAAACAAGCCGTACATTGGTTCACCAAAGCCGCCGAGCAAGGCAACGTCGATGCCCAAACAGAACTTGCCGTCTGCTACTACTACGGAAAAGGTATCACACAAGATTATAATAAGGCCATATACTGGGTCAAAAAAGCTGCCGACCAAAACTTTGCCCCGGCTCAATACAACCTCGCTCGCTGTTACTGCGAAGGCAGAGGTGTAGAAAAAGACATGACCCAAGCCGTCTATTGGTTCACCAAAGCTGCCGAACAAGGTCTGGCAGAAGCACAATATGACTTAGCCCTCTGCTATGCAGAAGGAACAGGTACAGAAAAAAGCATCGAAACATCTGCCTACTGGCTCAAAAAAGCTGCCAAACAAGGCTACCCACCCGCCCAAGAAGCGATTGCAATAATGACGAAACAGTAA
- a CDS encoding energy-coupling factor transporter ATPase yields the protein MNNNIKWERNSVQIEVKNLSHHYVGAEDNQPPALDHVNLTIDEGEFVAIIGTNGSGKSTLAKHLNGLLLPSEGECLVDGMSTLDYEYIWDIRQKVGMVFQNPDNQLVATVVEEDVAFGPENNGVEPAEIRRRVDDALRRVGMEAFRDHAPHRLSGGQKQRIAIAGALAMDSRWLVLDEPTAMLDPQGRQEVLGIVKRLHKEEGIGIVYITHYMEEAVAADRVVVMKNGVILTEGTPHEIFTQTKMLEELGLTVPVATLLADRLRAAGLDLPQNIITDEELAVALCQLR from the coding sequence ATGAATAACAACATAAAATGGGAGAGAAACAGCGTGCAAATTGAAGTGAAAAATCTAAGCCACCACTATGTTGGGGCAGAAGACAATCAACCCCCTGCGCTTGACCATGTGAATCTGACCATTGATGAGGGTGAGTTCGTTGCGATCATCGGCACGAACGGCTCGGGCAAGTCAACGCTTGCCAAGCATCTGAACGGCCTACTGTTGCCGTCGGAAGGCGAATGTCTCGTCGATGGGATGTCAACACTCGATTATGAGTATATCTGGGATATCCGCCAGAAGGTCGGTATGGTGTTCCAGAATCCCGATAACCAGCTCGTTGCGACTGTCGTGGAAGAAGATGTCGCATTCGGTCCCGAGAATAACGGTGTAGAGCCTGCGGAGATCCGTCGTCGCGTAGACGATGCGCTTCGTCGTGTCGGTATGGAAGCGTTCCGCGATCATGCACCGCATCGCCTGTCGGGCGGTCAAAAACAGCGTATTGCGATTGCAGGTGCGCTCGCGATGGATTCGCGCTGGCTCGTACTGGATGAACCGACTGCCATGCTCGATCCGCAAGGTCGTCAGGAAGTTCTCGGTATCGTCAAACGCCTTCATAAGGAAGAAGGCATCGGTATCGTCTACATCACACACTACATGGAAGAGGCCGTCGCGGCTGATCGTGTTGTCGTGATGAAAAACGGCGTTATCTTGACGGAGGGTACTCCGCATGAAATTTTTACGCAGACGAAAATGCTTGAGGAGCTCGGTCTTACTGTTCCTGTGGCTACGCTCCTTGCTGACAGACTGCGTGCGGCAGGTCTTGATCTTCCGCAAAATATCATCACAGATGAAGAATTGGCGGTGGCATTATGTCAATTACGTTAA
- the rplQ gene encoding 50S ribosomal protein L17, which produces MAYRKLGRDSSARKALFRSMLTSFFACERIETTEAKAKEVSKLADQMITLAKRGDLHARRQVLAVLLDEEVTRKLFDTIAPKYSERNGGYTRVLKTAPRRGDAAPMAILELV; this is translated from the coding sequence ATGGCTTACAGAAAATTAGGACGTGACTCCAGCGCACGTAAAGCATTGTTCCGCAGCATGTTGACTTCCTTCTTTGCATGTGAGAGAATTGAAACTACTGAAGCGAAAGCGAAAGAAGTCAGCAAACTCGCTGACCAGATGATCACGTTGGCAAAACGTGGCGACTTGCACGCTCGCAGACAAGTATTGGCAGTACTCTTGGACGAAGAAGTGACGAGAAAATTGTTTGATACAATTGCGCCGAAATACAGCGAACGCAATGGCGGTTACACGAGAGTTTTGAAAACTGCTCCGCGCCGTGGCGACGCTGCACCGATGGCAATTCTTGAATTGGTATAA
- a CDS encoding DNA-directed RNA polymerase subunit alpha: MIEIEKPKIETIEVSEDGRYGKFVCEPLERGYGTTLGNSLRRILLSSLQGAAITSIRIDGVLHEFSAVPGVREDVTNIILNLKMLCLKMYSDEPKKIYIDVEGEKEVTAADIIADADIEILNPDLHIATVNEKGSLKIEMIVETGRGYTPADKNKKPDQVIGEIPIDSIFSPIQRVNYTVSDTRVGNVTNYDKLTLEVWTDGSMCPEEAISKSASIMIAYLRLFQNMAGAPTEDEGVEGTFCEPAESGESKTLEMTIEDLDLSVRSYNCLKRAGINTVAELVQKSEDDMMKVRNLGKKSLDEVKKKLIELNLGLAEIEE; the protein is encoded by the coding sequence ATGATCGAAATTGAAAAGCCGAAAATCGAAACCATCGAAGTAAGCGAAGATGGTCGTTATGGTAAATTCGTGTGCGAACCGCTCGAACGTGGATACGGTACGACGCTTGGCAACAGCCTGCGCCGTATCCTTCTCTCCTCGCTCCAGGGCGCAGCGATCACATCCATCAGAATCGACGGCGTACTCCATGAATTCTCTGCAGTACCCGGCGTAAGAGAAGATGTTACCAACATCATCCTCAATCTTAAAATGCTCTGTCTGAAAATGTATTCCGACGAGCCCAAAAAGATCTACATCGATGTAGAAGGCGAAAAAGAAGTTACAGCGGCTGACATCATTGCCGATGCAGATATCGAGATCCTTAACCCTGATCTTCATATCGCAACCGTCAATGAAAAAGGTTCTCTCAAAATCGAAATGATTGTAGAAACCGGCCGTGGTTATACGCCGGCTGACAAAAACAAAAAGCCGGATCAAGTAATCGGTGAGATTCCGATCGATTCCATTTTCTCGCCGATCCAGAGAGTAAACTATACCGTATCCGACACGCGCGTAGGCAACGTCACCAACTATGACAAACTTACGCTCGAAGTATGGACAGACGGTAGCATGTGCCCGGAAGAAGCGATCAGCAAATCCGCAAGCATCATGATTGCATATTTGCGCTTATTCCAGAACATGGCGGGCGCGCCGACAGAAGATGAAGGCGTAGAAGGCACTTTCTGCGAACCTGCTGAAAGCGGAGAATCCAAAACGCTTGAAATGACAATTGAAGACCTCGACCTCTCGGTACGTTCTTACAACTGTCTCAAACGTGCAGGCATCAACACCGTAGCAGAACTCGTTCAGAAAAGTGAAGACGACATGATGAAAGTACGTAACTTGGGCAAAAAATCCCTGGACGAAGTGAAGAAAAAATTAATCGAGCTCAACCTCGGTTTGGCAGAAATCGAAGAATAG
- a CDS encoding PaaI family thioesterase, which yields MKEQKEISLSEAIRTFYDKNPFVQHLDMQIDYISDGKTRLVMMVDEAKHTNFYGVAHGGALASLADTAMGSACLSVGKKVVTIEMNFNCIKPAPAGKNIVAEASILHNGSKTIIAEAEIRGEDGTLLVKARGSFFVIGQLTD from the coding sequence ATGAAAGAACAAAAAGAGATATCCTTATCGGAAGCGATTCGAACCTTTTATGACAAAAATCCGTTCGTTCAGCATCTCGATATGCAGATCGACTATATCTCAGACGGCAAGACGCGCCTTGTGATGATGGTAGACGAGGCAAAACATACCAACTTTTACGGTGTGGCGCACGGCGGTGCACTTGCATCGCTTGCCGATACGGCGATGGGCTCTGCTTGTCTGTCGGTCGGCAAGAAGGTCGTCACGATCGAGATGAACTTTAACTGTATCAAACCTGCACCGGCAGGCAAAAATATCGTGGCAGAGGCTAGCATCCTTCATAACGGAAGCAAGACCATCATTGCCGAAGCCGAGATCCGCGGGGAGGACGGTACTCTTCTTGTCAAAGCACGCGGGTCATTTTTCGTAATTGGGCAGTTAACAGACTGA
- the rpsD gene encoding 30S ribosomal protein S4, which produces MAIDRVPALKRCRALGLEPAFIGRSKQSNRQPKRAGKKMSEYGIQLREKQKAKFIYGVLEKQFRKYYEKAKTMSGITGENLLILLERRADNIVFRMGLAATRRQARQIVSHGHILVNGKKMNIPSALLKAGDVVTIKEKSRGTALFKDMAETATALDVPAWITFDAQNLAGTIERLPNREEIDVPVEEQMIVELYSR; this is translated from the coding sequence ATGGCAATTGATAGAGTACCGGCTCTCAAAAGATGTAGAGCTCTTGGACTGGAACCGGCTTTCATCGGCCGCAGCAAACAGTCGAACCGTCAGCCGAAACGCGCCGGCAAAAAAATGAGCGAGTATGGTATCCAGCTTCGTGAAAAACAGAAAGCAAAATTCATTTACGGCGTATTGGAAAAACAGTTCAGAAAATATTATGAAAAAGCAAAAACGATGTCCGGCATCACCGGTGAAAACTTGCTCATCCTCTTGGAAAGACGCGCAGACAACATCGTTTTCCGTATGGGCTTGGCAGCAACTCGTCGTCAGGCACGTCAGATCGTTTCCCATGGTCATATCTTGGTAAACGGTAAAAAAATGAACATTCCGTCCGCACTCTTGAAAGCAGGCGATGTAGTAACGATCAAAGAAAAAAGCCGTGGCACGGCACTTTTCAAAGACATGGCAGAAACTGCTACGGCTTTGGACGTACCGGCATGGATCACCTTTGACGCACAGAACCTCGCCGGCACAATCGAACGTCTTCCGAACCGTGAAGAAATCGACGTACCGGTTGAAGAACAAATGATCGTAGAGTTGTACTCCAGATAA
- the rpsI gene encoding 30S ribosomal protein S9, translating into MALVTYYGTGRRKTSVARVRLVPGEGNIVINKRPLAEYFGLKTLELIIKQPLNLTETIGKYDVIATVEGGGPSGQAGAIRHGISRALLEVDAELRPALKRAGFLTRDAREKERRKYGLKKARKASQFSKR; encoded by the coding sequence ATGGCATTGGTTACTTACTACGGCACTGGCCGCAGAAAAACCTCGGTTGCTAGAGTTCGTCTGGTTCCGGGTGAAGGTAATATTGTGATCAACAAACGTCCGTTGGCTGAATACTTCGGTCTTAAAACGCTCGAATTGATCATCAAACAGCCGTTGAACTTGACTGAAACGATCGGCAAATACGATGTTATCGCAACTGTAGAAGGTGGCGGTCCGTCCGGACAAGCAGGTGCTATCCGTCACGGTATCTCCCGCGCACTCCTCGAAGTTGACGCTGAACTTCGTCCGGCTCTCAAAAGAGCAGGTTTCTTGACGCGTGATGCACGTGAAAAAGAACGCCGTAAATACGGTCTCAAAAAAGCTCGTAAAGCATCCCAGTTCTCGAAACGTTAA
- a CDS encoding energy-coupling factor transporter transmembrane protein EcfT, which yields MLNDITLGQYIPSNSLIHRLDPRTKIIGLLLYISGIFIVESYLAYAFLGAFGITVVKLSEVPLKMILKSLKPLWFIVLFTALIHLFVTPGTPIMTVGSFTMTWEGLDQGLLMGIRLLLLMSFATLLTYTTSPIALTDAIERLLKPLSRFGVPAHELAMMMTIALRFIPTLIDETDRIMKAQRSRGADFSSGSLLRRVRCLIPLLVPLFISAFRRADELAVAMEARCYRGGDHRTRMRTLAYTSLDRNAYIAVFVLLAIIIAIRIGKTCYGM from the coding sequence ATGCTGAATGATATCACACTCGGACAATATATCCCGTCCAACTCACTCATACATCGTCTTGATCCGCGTACGAAAATTATCGGACTTCTCCTCTACATCAGCGGTATCTTTATCGTTGAGAGCTACCTTGCGTATGCATTTCTCGGTGCGTTCGGCATCACTGTGGTAAAGCTGTCTGAAGTACCGCTCAAAATGATCCTCAAGTCACTAAAACCGCTCTGGTTTATCGTACTTTTCACTGCACTCATCCATCTGTTCGTTACCCCGGGCACGCCCATTATGACGGTCGGCAGTTTCACGATGACGTGGGAAGGTCTTGACCAAGGGCTTCTTATGGGTATCCGTCTTCTCTTGTTGATGAGTTTCGCGACGCTTCTGACGTATACGACATCACCGATCGCTCTCACTGATGCGATAGAACGCCTTCTCAAACCGCTTTCGCGATTCGGCGTGCCTGCGCATGAGCTTGCGATGATGATGACGATCGCGCTTCGTTTCATTCCGACGCTTATTGATGAAACAGACCGCATCATGAAAGCACAGCGTTCGCGCGGTGCCGATTTCAGCTCGGGCAGTCTTCTTCGTCGCGTTCGCTGCCTGATCCCGCTTCTCGTACCGCTCTTCATCAGCGCATTCCGTCGTGCCGATGAGCTTGCTGTTGCGATGGAAGCACGCTGTTACCGCGGAGGCGACCACCGCACCCGTATGCGTACGCTTGCATACACGTCGCTCGACCGCAATGCGTATATTGCCGTATTCGTTCTTCTCGCTATTATTATTGCGATCCGCATAGGAAAAACGTGCTATGGGATGTAA
- the truA gene encoding tRNA pseudouridine(38-40) synthase TruA: MENARNIKMIVAYDGTNYHGFQRQKNALAIQEVLEDTMSPIFGHPVWIIGSGRTDTGVHARAQTINFTTTSRIPVDKMPIAVNSRLPRDIAILSAEEVEADFHARFSAEEKTYAYQLLISECPDPFANAYVWQVKKPLRLDLMRDALSIVVGTHDFSSFEASGSAVRDPVRTIFEATLTEEENSRVTIRLRGNGFLYHMVRNIVGTLVDVGLGRTSVEGFRDIMEAHDRRKAGVTAPPQGLFLENVRYPKKYYKKDENTP; this comes from the coding sequence ATGGAAAATGCGCGCAATATCAAGATGATCGTTGCTTACGACGGTACGAACTATCACGGATTCCAGCGGCAAAAGAATGCGCTTGCGATACAGGAAGTCCTTGAAGATACGATGTCACCCATCTTTGGCCACCCTGTATGGATCATCGGCTCGGGTCGTACCGATACGGGCGTTCATGCACGTGCGCAGACGATCAACTTTACCACGACATCGCGCATCCCTGTAGATAAGATGCCTATCGCCGTCAACAGCCGCTTGCCGCGTGATATCGCGATATTATCGGCAGAAGAAGTGGAGGCGGACTTCCATGCAAGATTTTCTGCCGAAGAAAAAACGTATGCTTACCAGCTCCTCATCTCGGAATGTCCCGATCCGTTTGCCAATGCTTATGTATGGCAGGTAAAAAAACCGCTCAGACTAGACTTGATGCGTGATGCGCTCTCTATCGTCGTCGGTACGCATGATTTTTCCTCGTTCGAAGCATCGGGCAGTGCCGTGCGCGACCCTGTCCGTACCATCTTTGAGGCGACCCTGACCGAAGAGGAAAATAGCCGCGTTACGATCAGGCTTCGCGGGAACGGATTCCTCTACCATATGGTCAGAAATATCGTCGGCACCCTTGTCGATGTCGGGCTTGGGCGGACGAGCGTAGAAGGATTTCGGGATATTATGGAAGCCCATGACAGAAGGAAGGCAGGTGTCACCGCACCACCGCAGGGACTGTTTTTGGAAAATGTACGTTATCCCAAAAAATATTACAAAAAAGATGAAAATACTCCTTGA
- a CDS encoding SEL1-like repeat protein yields the protein MKTLSKHIKRIFILTALSCASVCIMPNILRDVMPICTASEVSASDKERIIQEMTDTFKIADYQQKAKAGDVKAQLALAICYHDGNGIEQDNEKAFYWLTKAANQGYAPAQAPLALCYQDGVGTKQDQEKAFYWWQKVAEQGYAPAQGQLALCYHNGIGTKQDHKKAFYWFQKASKQGNVVAQNALASCYAKGIGIEQNNKKAVYWFTKAAEHGYAVAQYNLAFHYYQGAIIEKNEKQAISWYQKAAEQGYVKAQYNLAICYYEGIGTEKDEKQAVYWYTKAVDQGFATAQNNLGVCYYNGHGVEQDYSKAFDLWQKSAYQNIDRAQYHLGDCYMLGHGVEKDEAKAVEWYTKAAEQGDKDAQYALALCYQNGTGITKDETQAKHWLTKAAEQGHEIAKEALAKMNQ from the coding sequence ATGAAAACGCTATCAAAGCATATCAAACGCATCTTTATCCTCACCGCACTTTCCTGTGCATCGGTATGTATCATGCCGAATATTCTCCGTGATGTGATGCCCATATGCACGGCAAGTGAAGTAAGTGCAAGCGACAAAGAACGCATTATCCAAGAAATGACAGATACGTTCAAGATCGCTGACTATCAGCAGAAAGCTAAGGCAGGCGATGTGAAAGCGCAACTTGCTTTGGCAATCTGCTATCATGACGGAAACGGTATCGAACAAGACAATGAAAAAGCCTTCTATTGGCTTACCAAAGCTGCCAACCAAGGGTATGCGCCTGCACAAGCCCCTCTGGCTCTCTGCTATCAAGACGGAGTCGGCACCAAGCAAGACCAAGAAAAGGCCTTCTACTGGTGGCAAAAAGTTGCCGAGCAAGGGTATGCGCCTGCACAAGGACAACTGGCTCTCTGCTATCATAACGGGATCGGCACCAAACAAGACCATAAAAAAGCCTTCTATTGGTTTCAAAAAGCTTCCAAGCAAGGGAATGTCGTAGCACAAAATGCTCTGGCTAGTTGTTATGCGAAAGGAATAGGTATCGAGCAAAACAACAAAAAAGCTGTATACTGGTTCACTAAAGCTGCCGAGCATGGATATGCCGTTGCACAATACAACTTAGCATTCCATTATTACCAAGGTGCCATAATCGAAAAAAACGAAAAACAAGCCATTTCTTGGTATCAAAAAGCTGCCGAACAAGGGTATGTTAAAGCACAATATAACCTCGCTATCTGCTACTACGAAGGTATCGGCACCGAAAAAGATGAAAAGCAAGCCGTATACTGGTACACCAAAGCTGTTGATCAAGGTTTTGCTACGGCACAAAACAATCTTGGAGTCTGCTACTACAACGGCCACGGTGTCGAGCAAGATTACTCCAAAGCCTTCGACTTATGGCAAAAATCTGCCTATCAGAATATTGATAGAGCACAATATCATTTAGGCGATTGCTATATGCTCGGGCATGGTGTAGAGAAAGATGAAGCGAAGGCAGTAGAATGGTACACGAAGGCTGCCGAGCAGGGCGACAAGGATGCTCAATACGCACTGGCTCTCTGCTACCAAAACGGCACAGGTATAACGAAAGATGAAACGCAGGCAAAACATTGGCTGACGAAAGCCGCCGAGCAGGGGCATGAGATTGCGAAAGAGGCTTTGGCAAAGATGAATCAATAA